Proteins encoded together in one Rhizobium sp. 11515TR window:
- a CDS encoding helix-turn-helix domain-containing protein, whose translation MSFRFEIGARARAASRFIADVRSDLAAAVLERRSQKGFTQQRLAELVGVSRRDLNRYLCGQTELPLRSIADLAWALDKEIHIELCDPRGSTADGSDLSESETRAAIHPVRSGGAVSWSSSRAIRTIIARSNNDRDD comes from the coding sequence ATGTCATTTCGGTTTGAGATAGGGGCGCGGGCGCGGGCGGCCAGCCGTTTCATCGCAGATGTCCGCAGCGACCTGGCCGCCGCCGTCCTCGAAAGGCGATCTCAGAAAGGGTTTACTCAGCAGCGACTTGCGGAGTTGGTCGGCGTCAGCCGAAGGGATCTGAATCGTTATCTCTGCGGGCAGACAGAGCTTCCGCTTCGTTCGATTGCGGATCTCGCCTGGGCGCTCGACAAAGAGATCCACATTGAGCTGTGCGACCCCAGGGGGTCTACAGCAGACGGTAGTGACCTCTCCGAATCGGAGACCCGGGCAGCTATCCATCCGGTTCGTTCCGGCGGGGCCGTTTCCTGGAGCTCTTCAAGGGCCATCCGCACGATAATTGCTCGCAGCAACAATGATCGGGACGATTGA
- a CDS encoding DUF6941 family protein, with the protein MRYGYCIFCDDVRTEIGEKLSFIGVYSGILMLPEFPFSLPKFCVHVNLITLATEPYRSIVLRCTAPGDRQPLLEERLDAAQLSEQKDVVEDAETSDIPINVVVGASLVFSPLRLRQPGLLTVSAIIDDKPAEIASLRVAQR; encoded by the coding sequence ATGCGCTATGGATATTGCATATTTTGCGACGACGTTCGCACCGAAATCGGCGAAAAGCTCAGCTTCATCGGCGTCTATAGCGGCATCCTGATGCTGCCGGAATTCCCCTTTTCACTGCCGAAGTTCTGCGTGCATGTGAATCTGATCACCTTGGCGACGGAACCCTACCGATCGATCGTTTTGCGCTGCACCGCGCCCGGCGACCGTCAGCCGCTTCTTGAAGAGCGATTGGACGCCGCGCAGCTCAGCGAGCAGAAGGATGTCGTGGAGGACGCGGAAACGAGCGATATCCCGATCAATGTCGTCGTGGGCGCTAGCCTCGTCTTTTCACCGCTGAGATTGCGTCAGCCAGGCCTCCTGACCGTCAGCGCGATCATCGACGATAAGCCCGCAGAAATCGCCTCCCTGCGCGTCGCTCAACGCTGA
- a CDS encoding response regulator transcription factor — protein sequence MIGQSLTSEKLTSDTGARIISVRTSDTLRPFIASGTPGIDEWEDYILLIDSRALDRECLSKSLTECDSAMHIVTVGSLDEWQMRNMQVLPSAVLFMIGGRKVSDADVSAKICALVERFQTSPVIVGADGDELAQLLHALECGARGYIPTSVGIKVAAEAVALARAGGVFVPASSLLAAKEAIAPVASRNCCLDSLFTPREVVVAEALRRGKANKIIAYEMDLCESTVKVHIRNIMKKLNATNRTEVAYKIRELVR from the coding sequence ATGATTGGACAATCGCTCACAAGTGAAAAACTCACGTCAGACACGGGCGCACGCATCATTTCAGTTCGGACATCCGACACGTTGAGGCCATTCATCGCATCCGGCACGCCCGGGATCGATGAATGGGAAGACTATATTCTTCTCATAGATTCTCGTGCTCTCGATCGCGAGTGCCTGTCGAAAAGTCTTACCGAATGCGATAGCGCCATGCATATCGTCACCGTGGGTTCGCTCGACGAATGGCAGATGCGCAATATGCAAGTATTACCGTCCGCAGTTCTCTTCATGATCGGCGGCCGCAAGGTTTCCGACGCGGATGTGAGTGCCAAGATCTGCGCTCTGGTGGAAAGATTCCAGACGAGCCCGGTGATCGTGGGCGCTGATGGTGACGAGCTTGCGCAGTTGCTGCATGCGCTGGAGTGCGGCGCCCGCGGTTACATCCCGACCAGCGTCGGAATCAAGGTTGCCGCCGAGGCGGTGGCTCTCGCACGGGCGGGCGGTGTCTTCGTGCCGGCAAGCAGCCTGCTGGCTGCCAAGGAGGCGATCGCACCCGTGGCCAGCCGCAACTGCTGCCTAGACAGCCTCTTTACGCCACGCGAAGTCGTCGTCGCGGAGGCTTTGAGGCGAGGCAAGGCAAACAAGATCATCGCCTATGAGATGGATCTTTGCGAGAGCACGGTCAAAGTGCACATTCGCAATATCATGAAGAAACTGAATGCGACGAACCGGACGGAAGTTGCCTACAAGATACGGGAACTCGTTCGATAA